A region of Salvelinus alpinus chromosome 24, SLU_Salpinus.1, whole genome shotgun sequence DNA encodes the following proteins:
- the LOC139551805 gene encoding T-cell immunoreceptor with Ig and ITIM domains-like: MFSIPPNIAVFPIMSVSTKECLLVHYWSSAPLVLLLLCSGCFADSRVRTSGNITAKIGHPVTLSCEPSGYGNVSQVEWRIGGCDGRRILVSNTNNPVVVEQDYIDRVSAVTMRGFTLLGTQRNDAGPYCCSLTTFPLGSLKCHLFLYLSEDPQTAFSESPLIMIVSIASGILGVLVLGGTITALLLCQRCRRPVQDPVHVAVHPGGLPQKPPSILQKSQAHAPPPQRSNSEEEEENGEMDYLNVTVLRLPRIPATASSALRKS; this comes from the exons ATGTTCTCCATCCCCCCCAACATTGCTGTATTTCCCATCATGAGTGTCAGTACTAAAGAGTGTCTGCTTGTCCACTACTGGTCCTCAGCACCACTGGTCCTCCTGCTCCTCTGTTCTG GTTGTTTTGCAGACAGCAGGGTAAGAACGTCTGGTAACATCACAGCAAAGATTGGTCATCCTGTGACTCTGTCCTGTGAGCCGTCTGGATACGGGAATGTGTCCCAGGTTGAGTGGAGGATTGGAGGGTGTGATGGCCGTAGGATTCTGGTTTCTAACACAAACAACCCAGTTGTCGTGGAGCAGGACTATATCGACCGTGTCTCTGCTGTGACGATGCGTGGATTCACGTTACTAGGGACACAGAGGAATGACGCTGGGCCGTACTGCTGTTCTCTCACAACCTTCCCACTTGGGTCTCTGAAATGTCACCTTTTTTTGTATCTGAGTGAGGACCCACAAACAG CCTTCAGTGAATCTCCTCTCATAATGATTGTGTCCATTGCGAGTGGGATTCTGGGAGTGCTGGTGCTGGGAGGGACCATAACAGCATTGTTGCTCTGTCAG AGGTGTAGAAGACCAGTGCAGGACCCTGTTCATGTGGCAGTTCATCCAGGGGGACTTCCACAAAaacccccctccatcctccagaaAAGCCAGGCCCAtgctcccccaccacagaggagtaacagtgaggaggaggaggagaacgggGAAATGGATTACTTGAACGTTACAGTGCTTCGCCTCCCCAGAATTCCAGCTACTGCCTCCTCTGCCTTGAGGAAGAGCTAG